The segment CCAGCTATCTACTAAAATTCAATGGGTTGATAAGGACAGGAGACTCTCAACCCACTATACCAACATAGCGTCCAGAAACAATATAAGCGACTAACAAGCTCAAGCCTAAGAAATGGTACTTGATCTTTATATTCAACATTTGAAGGGTGAAACACTTGTATTTTTACAAGAACTTTTAACCGGTATTGTTGAGGGAAGGATCGTGACCCTTGCATCAGCCCCCGAGGCACCCGAGGAGGCTAGGGTCTTCGCTTCAGGGGCACCCGCCGAAGGCTTGCGGAGCCCGCCTCTGCAATTAAGGCCATAATCGAGGGCCTAGGGGAGTTGGCACGCCCGGCAAGGGCTTCTCGCTTCGAAGGTCCCGAAGCCCAGTCACAGACTCCGGAGCTAGCACCAGGGCTCCAGAGCCAGAGCCAAGGATGGACTCCGGGAAGCGCAGCATGGGGCGCCATTAAAACGCACTACTCACCCGCCAACCGCTACTGACGTCACGGCACAGTTGGCGTTGTGAAGTCCGGGCTGCCTATTACGCGTAGCCTGCTATTACCCGGGTAAAAGCTAGCACAGTGATGGCGACATGCCGCCTCCTTAATGGGCGCAGCCGTTCCCTGTCCGGATGGATTTGACCCCGAACCCATTGgctggcccacctgtcagccacctCGGGGCAGCTAGGATTAAATTGTAACTTCCTTTGTATACTGCtgagtataaatatataaatgctACCCTCAGGAAGGGGGATAGAGGAATTCACAAAAACATTTGCTTAGCATTCGTGACTTCTGTTCCAACAGATACCTTTATTGTCAGATGCAGATCGATCTAGCATAGGAAGAGAGCAGCCATGATGGCAACCGAATGGCAAATCCAGAGAAATCCTGACTATTCTTGGTACCTCTCAAGCCCGTGCATGCATAAAAGATCGTAATATGTGAAAAAAGTCACTTTGCTTAATACAGGTGACataataaaatactccctccgtattttaatgtatgacgccgttaacttttcgaccaacgtttgaccattcgttttattcaaaatttttatgcaaatataaaaatatttatatcatgcttaaagaacatttgatgacgaatcaagtcataataaaatgaatgataattacttttttttaataagacgaatagtcaaacgttggataaaatgtcaacggcgtcatacattaaaatatggagtaaaatatggaggtagtaattttctagctagtgatataacatgcttAACGAACCAATGTATAGTGGCAATGCTTAATATCAACCAATGTATAGTGGCAAGGGTTCCTCTCTGCTACAACAAAACCTAAAGGACGGTGAAAAGCATGAAGATGGTcgagtatatatataggcatGGGAACTATTGTTGGATGGTGCTGGTGGTCTGATCACTCTACTTGGCACATATATAGATCCTACAGGTTGTTTTGCAGGAGCCTAATCAACAATTTGACCAACTCTTTTTCCGTTTTTAATGCTGACTAAACTATGACGATTGCATCTGGTCTGGCCTAGATCATCCCCTACCTTCAAAAGCAAGCATGGTTTCTGTCTTGTACGGAGGAACAATGGTGGTTCTACGACTCATTCTGTCCTGATTTACTTTCTCCATAAATAACACACATTAAGATcaaggtaaaaagaaaaacactgcAGCTTCATGGTCTAGATAGCTAACTATATATCAGTTGTAGACAAGTTTTAATCAGGCCAGGAGCAAGCCCTGGACAATATAATCAGGAGTGTTGTCAGTCCAGCTATATATAATACATTGATATAATTGACTGAGTCCAATAAAAGTTCgattacaaaataaataatatattgcaGACATCAGATTAGGTGACATGCACGAAGGTGGAAGGTCGAATTGTGGTGAAAGGTACTCATGATCAGCCTCAACCCGAAATGCGCCAGCCACTAAAGTCCATCGTAATTTGGGTAGTTTGGGAGCCGTGGAACAAGTGCAATAGAGGGGTTTTCAAAAAATTAGTGATCGAGCACCCCAGACAACCTCACATACAAACGAAATAGAATATGTGAACCTCCTGCTTTATCAATATATTAGGCAATCTTCTTGCCtttcttcaaaaagaaaaagaacatatCCAGTACATATCCTGAACTTTCTGACAGAGACGACGAAGCAAATTAACACCAAAAGAACAGTCGTTGAGCTTCTTTCCAGTTCCACTACAGCTTGATTTATGCATTTACTGTACATCATCATGTTAGTTCCACCTCCTGACTCCAATGTGCTATGTTAGTTCTAATTTTCGCTTCTGCTTTGCAACTGTTTAAATGTTCAATCTTTATTCGTTGATCAATTGGTTAATCCTAATACAATCAACATTCCATCTGTACACTTTCATCAATACTCCGTATTCACTTTCAGCATTTCTATCGACATTCCATCTATTTCTCGACTGGCTTGACGACTCAACTAAATCCTTGCACTTGCAATTCCTTCATCGACCCTCAGGTTCTCCGTCTAGTATTCTATGTCATCAGCAACAATATGAAAGTTATATCGCTCAATTCCCAGTATGGAGTGGCTCTTCCTAGTCCTGCTCTCTGCGTCGTTCCCGCGGTATCCGTAGCTATATCTATACAGAGGGGAGTAGGCACTAACAAGAAATTGTGTGCTTCAGAAGAAGTTGTGCCAACATGGGCCTCCTGAATGTCTCCTTAATACATCCTTTACAGGCGTCTTCCAAGCTGACATTGTTGGCTATCATCTTCTGCACGTCCTGCAGCATCAACTCCTAAAAACCTGCATGCCCAGTAAAACGGCAAATTAATGAAGAGCAGGCACAATGTATATGCACACTAATATAAATGTAGACATGAtccctacaaaaaaaaattatgataatGAAAGTATAAAGAATTTATTCGAGAAGATAGTATCAAGAGCTTAATTTGTCTGCAATGTACTTTATCCACTACTAGCACTGTAACACACCTTTGGAGCCCTTGCTTGCTGCCTGTGAATCAACATCCTATATCATTCATGATACCTCCTAGGCCTACAAGCTAAGGCCATCTGGCCATGTTTTCAAAAGGCTCTAGAAAATAGCAGAGAGAAGCCTCTGTAAACAAACTGTTTCATCAGATTGTGAACAAAGTGTTTTCGTAAGAAAAATTTCCAACCAGATGTCCAAATTCCAATAGCCTTCTGTATATATATCTTCAATGGGTACAAGTGGTTCAGATCATAATTTATGAATTGATTGTCTGAAGAAAAGTAACCTTCTCTGTTGCTGTCATATAATTTGACCGGTTTCTATGTCCTGTACATAGGTGTCAATGTATAATGGTTGATCAACAACTTATTCTGTCTTGATTTAATGTCCCTATTAATGAAGCACATttgcaaaagggaaaaaaacacagGCAAGCTTCATGCTCTAATGAGCTAGCTATATTACTAGCACAGTACTCTCGCATCTCTTGTATTGTCTTATCAACAATTGCAGAGTTAGGCCAGGACAATATATGGAAATGAATGTCATGCCAATCTTTTTTGTGGTTCACTGAAGGACATTGCATTTCAAGCTTGTCATGATCACTTGTAGAAAATGGTATTATGTATGAAAACACGCGCAATGGTCGAACTTACCAAATTACACTAACTTGTATGAAACACACAGAGAGGACAAAACTTACCTATAGTAAAATACTGCACTACTGTCAATTCAAGTAAGGTTAAGAACTCGTAGAAATTTTCACAGGTTCTGGAGTCATGTGTAGAACTACAAATTAAACCAAATGTAACAGCTTATAACATACGCAGTTGCAGACATATCAAGCTAACCATATAGATCAACATGAATAACATCGGGAATACTTCTAGAACAGTTAACAAATATGGAGCCACCGTCGTGGCGTCCTGATAACGAATCTCACAATGCATAGCGAGATATTATAATATTGTGAAAAACATGGCAAAGATTAGTTCCAATTTTGAGGGAAAAAAGCAATTTAATTTTGGATGATTTTGAATGAAATTAATTCAACAAAATTTGATGAAATCAAATGAATCTCAAATTTTTGTTCCGTTGGAGAAAATCTGATCAAGGTTTCGGATACCAAAATCTCAtgagatattgcaaatagggATAGGCAAAGATTAGCCGAACACTGAACCAAAGTAGTGATCTAATACGTTTTAAGTGTTTATTTTTGGTTGCTTGGTTTCTTGTCTGGTTGGTCTACAATATCTTCGAAACAGAATGGGCCGAAAAACTGAGTTGCCCACTATTCCTAAGATTATTCTAAGCACTCCCTCTCATTCTCTCGCATCTTGATTGGTTAGTGGCGCATGGAGCGACCTCAAACAATTGTACTCATCCACTTCTTTAATGTTCATCCATCTTGGGAGACAGGATGGGCTAAAAAACTAAGTTGCCCACTTGTCCTAAGATTATTCTAATCACTCCCTCTCATTCTCTCTTGTCTTGATTGGTTAGTGGCGCATGAAGCGACCTCAAACAATTGTGCTCATCCATTTCTTTAACGTTCATATATCTTGGGAGGCAAGCGTGCCTTAGTCGTGCcaatttttgtgatttttgcatACAGTTGGTATGAATGGAAGGAAGGGCTTTGCGGATCAACTTTTCCCAACAATATGGCAATTCAAGAATGTAAAATGTGCtccaaaacaaaatatttcagGGCATCATATCAGTATTGTCAAAATGATGTGTTTAAACAAGATTTTCTGAAAGGCAAGAATGCATTCCTGAAATGCTAGCTGAAATTAAGCAGGCGGCAATCAATTAGAATATGCTATCCTACATATTTCAGGTTATATCCATGTATGGTAAACTCTCAATCACTGTCCTGCTCAGATGAATGGTAGCTACGTCCATCTCTGCCCACTGATGATCCTCACCaatgaagataaaaaaaaaatctcaaaaacaGCAATTAATCTGTGCGGTAATGTTTACACGAAATGATACATTGGTACTTAACAGAGAGATCGAGAACTAATTAATGACATGACATGAACACATGAGTCATCTGTAGAGAACCAACAGTGCACACAGAATTGCATGAACAAACTAACGAGACGGGTGTACTGAGCGCCACTACTCGCATGAGCAACTTTTGTCGTGTGAACTATGAACTATTTATAGGCTGAGCATCAGGATAGTATTGCTTAGTATACCACATGATGGAGAGCTAGAGATGGAATGGCACACATTATGCCTAAATAGCGGCTGGAGCTGGATACCAGCAGGATAAGGAATCAAGGAAACAGATATCTGTCAAAGCATCCCTAACCCTAAGCCATGGCAATTGATGCAGAGAGAATCAAGGAACAGATATCTAATCGTAGCATCCCTAACCCTAAGCCATGGAAAATGATGCAGAGAGATGGAACTAATGGCATACTCCATGATGTCTAGATAGCGGCTTGGGAAGCATCAGGTTGAGAAGCTACTCGAGAAGTTGGACATTGGCACTCTGGGTCAAGTTGTGTGTACTCTATTTCactattaatttgttttttctactTTTTCTTTCATCCTTATGTGTGTACTGGATCTTTTGATTGATGCCATGACTTGCTTTTCCAAGATAATGGTTAAACTTTCTCTtattataatagtatatatgggTACCAACAACAAAGAAGACACTGAAATCATATATCAACTTCAATATTATTGCTATAACCAAGAGAGGTTCCCCAGAAACACATCTACCACTGCACACACGCAAAGAACAGATGGACATTGATTTCAGATTCAGAAAGAAACAAGAACAAACTGACACGGGATGACTCAGGCAAATTAGCTGTAGTTTGCAACCTACTGTGTGATAAAAGCCACAAAACAAGAGCTGAACCAATGCATTTTCATGGGATAATTAGGTTCCAAACAGTAGCCAGAGGATTACGAGGCTAACATCAGTAGAAAGTTTAACATACAACTCCAGATTAGAGCCATCATAACCATCAACAGTACGAGTGAGTCAGTGGCAGAGTTATGCTGATTATCTAATGTGAGAAACTGAGAAGAGATCCTGGTAGGGAAAAGCAAAGGCTAGTAAGTTCAAACCAATATGATCTTCCTAGAAACTGATTTTCCTACCATTACTCTCACTACCAGCAGAACACCAAAGTTTGCAGCCTTACGAGCCATTAAAAATTACACACCGTCCCACAAAGGAGATGGCTTACTATCATTACTAGTCAGGAATTCAGGATGTTACCCAGCAAAAAAAGAATGGAATTCAGCATGTTATAGGGCAGTCAATTCCGAAGAACTCATATAATAGTGCACCTGATACTAGGTACTGGATTTAGCATGAAAATTCTCAAATATGCTTTATATATCCATCGACCATGTAAAAATTTCCAGATTGGCAGTTGACAGATGTTATCTGGTATTCTTCTAAAAGAACTATAATCCATATTGATTGAAACAAGAAATGGGATCAGCATGAGTAACAAAATAGACCAAACCGGCTTCAACATCTGCATTCAAAGGGATCAGTAAAAGACAAATCTTGGACATGCTCAATATCTATAGGACATTCAGGATCTGCATGATGGTGGCATCTATCAGTGGTAAACTTGAAACGCGCACATCTCGAAGCCCTTTTGTCGAGCTGAAGCATCTTATGTTGTTTTGCAACAAACCCATCATAGTAATCTTCAGACTTTACCACAAATTTCATAGACTCTAGCACTTTAGCATTAAGTACAAAGAACTGGGCAAAGTCGATTTGTGGCTTGGTTCCCCGGTAATTTTCCAACTCCACTGTCTTCAGACGGATATCAAGGATTTTGATAAGAGTCTGGTATTCACAACGCCAATAATTATTTCCATTAGATAGACAACACTGAAGAAAGACAGAGAACAAAACTTAAACACTTTTTTAGGAGCAACAACAAATCGATTATGAGTACATTAAACTCTcagtgaaaaataatttaccTTCAAGTACAATTTCTCCAAGCATGGAAAGCATCTCATCAAGTCAATCACCTTAGCCAGATTAAGAACAAACATATTGATTGCTAAAATCCTCACAGTGCGCACGGCCTCTGTCAACCTAACAACACTCACTCCCTTCATAAAACATGTGACATAACATTACTAAAGGCCATCCATCCATAAGTTGAGATAGATATGAAATTGACCTACAAAGTTACCTTGAAAACAGTTGTAGTGCCAAACATGATCCTTGGGCCAAACCATCGATCTGTAAGGCAACCAATAGTCTCCAGCTTCGGCGCGGAAATTACCGATAATCGCAGGTTATTGTGCACTGCAAGATCGAGCAACTTCTCGAGAAGAGGGGCATCCTCGACGATGATTTCCTCCAGCTGCGTCTGCCGCGGCAGCGCTGCTATCCGACGACGCGCAACCAACACACCCAAGCTTCTAAGGCTAGGCGAGTTGATCCGAACGCGACGGAAACCGACGCTGCGAGCCAGCAGCAAGCACTCCAGCAGCGGGCAGCGGGCGATCATGGCGTGCAGCGAGGCCTCCGTGATGGTGACGTCCTCGAGCCCGAGATGCTTGAGCCGCGGGAAGCGAAGCTCATGGACGGTGGTGTGCTGGAGATCGCACCTGCTGATGGTGGCGATGTGGAGGGTATAAGAGAACCGGAAGAGggataccggtggaggaggaggcggcgatggtggcggcggcgcaccgccgCGGTTGCTGAGGAACTCGAGCTCCTGAAGgttgtcgacggcggcggatcggAGCCAGGTATCCACGGTGTCGCGGCTGCTGTCGGCGGGGACGCAGAGGCAGCGGCATGGGCCCGGGTGGGCGGAGAGGACGGCGGAgatgacgccggcgacggcgacggcgagggcgttCCCCTTGttgtggcggcggagggggaggctaCGGTAGTCGAGGCGGAGCGGCGTGGAGCGCCAGAGATGGCGCCACCGCTTGGCGAGGACCTGCGTGGTGCAGGCTTCCCTGGTGGGGAGGCGGGCGATGATGTCGCGGAGGATGTCGTCCGGGAGGTTCCCGatgaggtcgccggcggcggcctcctcatcaccatcatcttcttcctcctcctccgcctccgtcctcctcctcttcgggctgcctcctccttccttttctGGCGGGTTAACTTCTCCATGGCTCTCGTGCGCGACCAATACGGATTTCTTGACATGGCCCATGGCCGGCGCGTCGCgtggcggcagccggcggcgtgggatgcggcggcgaggatgaggGAAGGAGGCGAGGGGGGAAGACGGGGAGATCCGTGAGGCCCAAGAAAACAGCTTCGTCTTGTTCGTTGTTCCACGTTCGAATGGGCCAAGCGCCGCTAAATGGGCCAGTCTTAGAGATTCTATTAACCCAGTTCTCTTTtggattcttttttatttactacaaaaaaaatatccatggGTTGCAATGGGTGgagattattttaattttattattgttactaGAAAAATACCCATGCGTTGTAACGgatgaagtctattttaatcttattattgttatatagtttagttaagatgaaattcactgtgtgagttcgcttggatatatatatttttagaaattcATGAGTTGCAGTTAGAAGTCTAattgtctcaagttagcatgcgagtttttttaaacagatttcttatatgattccttctatatTATCAAAaatgaacgatcttaaaaacgactcaaatacggatgcgtatttctaaaagcaaacgaacttaaaaaccaactcatacacGGACGATGTATcaaaataccagcaaaaacatcctcaatttttataatagtagagatatgatttagttaaggtgaaattcactgtatttaattcgcttggatatatattttattagaaaatcataagctacaattaggagtccgatcatctcaagttagcatgcgaatTTTTATAAGAGATTTCTTATAGATTcattctgtatttccaaaagcgaactaTCTTAAAAACCAAGTCaaatacatatttgtatttCCTAAAATGAagaaacttaaaaactgactcgtAAACGGATGgcgtaccaaagtaccgacaaaaacatcttcgatttttataatagtagagatatatttatttacttttaaatttatgaaaatatttttttctttttagaaattaaCGTGCTTGGGAGGGTGTTCTTTTATAAATCGTCCTCTAAGAGGGTGTTAAGGGATTTAAATGTAAATTATCCTGTAGAGCTTGTTAACTTTATggttttaatatttaaaaatatatcatgtgAAGACTGAGAAATCAatctttatatcaaaattgtagagctcaagGAGATGTTCAACTTTGAAGTTAACAAGTTTTCCATTTAAAATTGTTTAGGAATCAAAACGTTGCTTACAAAATCGCCAAACTATTTTAACAAAATCTCATGCTTCAATTTCAAACAACATCGGACTTAGAACGAAGATAACAGTTGTTAACGCACGTGTCTCTCTAAATATGTACTTCCGCCATCTATAAGTTATAGTAGTCATGCCACGTAGATTTTAAAAGAAGATGCTAATGACATGACCAAAAATCGTTATATTGTTATACATTATGAAACTATTAGTTTGACATTTGGTTCATATCAAACTATTGTTTGGGTCTATATTTATGCTATGTGCTCAATGGACAGCGACTAGCTAGCGTGTGCCTTAGCGTGTGCCTTATGTAACGAATAGAAAAATCAAGATATTTTTAAGTACATAAgccaaataaaaaatgaatgaaaTAGACCTAAGGGGACATCCAAAATCACGACATGCAggaattatatttttcttgtactCTATAATGTAATTGCGGGAATACGCTCTATTTTCTATGGATTGTACTTCTAAGAGATGATGGTACATCTGAATAATGAAAAGCGatgttattattttctttatgatgtagtgttgttttatttataaatttcatTTGAGGTCATATCAATAAGGTTGTGTTCATTTATTGAGGTTCCCAACGACCACCACATCGTTTCTGCGCGCATGCTTCCCGGACTATTAAAtagggtatttttttaaaaaaatctatatagaagttgcttagaaaatcatattaaatcatttttaattttatttagctaatacttaattaatcacatgttaattGGTCGTTTCGTTTTGAATCATGAGGGAGGAATTTCTTTTggagaacacagcctaaatataTCGGGGAAAAAAGATGGAAGCCGAACAGATAGAGAGGAAAATATTAggaagaaaaaattgaaaggtGAGTCGATACGGTGCACATATCatagaaaataattttttgctaacataaaattttaaaagtaaattaaGACAATGGAATTGCAACGTAGCGTATAGCACGagcatattatattttaaatcctccactgtATAGTTACTTCTAATACTAAAAGAGTTACTTCTACTATTTGAATAAATTGCAtttaaatatttgaatatatttaatatgaaactctttttgttatatattttgagTGGAGTATGGCAGTTCAAACAGatattaaaaattatacatGTTCTAAAAGATATAAATTGTCAAATgtttcaataaaaaatagaatagtGTAACCCCCTCATAGCTAATGTTTGATGTTGGCCTCTGTCCTAATCCTATCTCACTGTAAAGTTATAACCCAATAATTCTAAAACTCAGCATACAAACATATCACCTCAttatccactagcaataattacataaaaaattatacaagCGTGCAACATCGTCTATAATTGATTGAATTCTACAAATTaacatccaatcatcttccttcACAATATTTTCACAGTATTTTCAACATATACATATCcgttatttttataataattaacatatattcatccatataatcaaCGTGCAggatatcatatttcatctacaatctCATACAtagtatattaaatttatttctctttcTTAATATAGTTTGACAaaccagttttatttgttgttaataactaatataattttttacttttaactaaattttttaaaaaagttaaaagttactTTAATTTTAGCAAAGCACGGGGAATCATAAATATGTGTGGCCGTACCGCACGCTGTAAAAATACTCTTGCACCAGCATCGCATCCGAAACCGATCGAACGGAGAAAAACGGCATCATATGCGTCTAGACTAAACAGTGCACTAATTAGATTTTACCTTTTAAAATCTTGTGAAAATTTTTTGTCTACATCCATGGGTCGCATGGATATTTGTTAATCCTCTATCTATCTGTACCTTGTACCGTACAATTAACTGTATTGGAGTATAATTATTCCTGTATATGCAATAGCAATTTCCTCCTAATCTCAACCTTCAGCCACAAAACACCAGGTGCTAACGCCGTCCATTCCTCCAGCCGGCAACAAATTCCAGCAGCCAATAGTATCGGACGAGGCCAAGAACCATGATCAGAAGAGGCTACAAGCCTAATTCAGAGTCAAAACCAAAGCACAAATCCTTGCGGCAATCTACGTTTGTACCACAGACTGAAAGTCTCAAAAACACAGGTAAATGTAACAACCACTGACCATCATCAGGCGAAGATCACGGCCACTCACCGTTCAAGGGCACAGGAATGATCCCCTCTCCACTCAGTCGTTgcctacatgttttttttttgtttttcgtcGCGACCTGAAAGGCCAACTTAGCCCTTAGGATTGATCGCCGAAGTCGCTTCCACCGTCATTTTCGGTGCCGGTGCTCCTGTGGCTCTCGGAAGGCTCCGAGGTGGCCGCGCCAGCGTTCTGGTGATCCGCTCCGCGGTGCATTTCGCCTTGCAGAAGCTGAGGAATGCCATTCACAACGCCAGGCCTCATGACCATCTGACCGCCGAACGAGAGCAGCTGggcttgctgttgctgcagctgctgctcctgcaTCTGCTGGGGCGTTAGAGGGGTCCTGGGGGGGAACATTGGCACCTGCGACATGTATTGCCCCCCTAACCCCGGCGATGCACCATGCGGCACCATCTGTTTGCGGAGATAAAATGAGTATATGCAGAACAAATGATGTTGTGTAGATGTATGGAATATTACGAACCTGGGGACGGCTTATAGTGGTCTGCGGTTGAGTATCAGCAATTGCAGCCAAGTACAAGAGATTCTTCTGAAGCTGCGCTTGATACCTGAAAAATATCATTGGGGATAAAACTACCATCATTAAATGATTTTCTCACCATCTATTCCAGAAGGAAGTCCATAGTCACATTCATATAGGCAAATAGGTTTAGTAATATGAAGAGCATCTTCAgtaaatatatcaaataaattcataACTACATGAAGTGTAAAGGAAAGTAAATTGGATTAATTATCACATATTAACTTATTAAGCCCCGCCTAATAATTCATAAATGGAAACAAGGTgagcacatatataaaataaattcattaaTACAAGCACTGCAATGGGAACTTGGAAAGTAAATTGGATTAATTATCACATATTACCACCAATACTCCTAAAGAAACACAAATGTGAGGTCGGTAGGTGACTAGTTAGCGACACATTCCATGGGTGCACAGGTGACGTGCATGGTGCATAGGTAATAGCATGCATGCTAATGGCACTAATAGCATACTAAATATTGTTCATGTTATGTTGACAGCAATACTGTTCTTGCCAGTCACAGGGCAAAAGCCAACATGGTTACAATCTAaagtcaaagaaaaaaagaaacaggtaAGACCAAATTGCTAGGAATCATTTTACACAATTAACTTCATGGAATTAAAATGACAAAATGCATATTGACAGTTCAAAATTGTTAGGTGCTGCACAAAGCATGTATTTCCATGTTCCTAGCAAGATCAAATGTGTTGTTTTCCATTGATGTTTACCAAGGAGAATAATCATCTGCCACATAGAACTAACAGTTAGAGCTATTTCAGAATGTTGCTTTAACTTGAATTTTATTCCGACGGATTATGAAGGGTGATTCGGGCTTTATCATCACGGCATAACATGATAGTTCCCTCCCACTTCCCAGTTGGTTATGGAGATATCAAGTGACACCAGATGAAATAAGATTTCATAAATTTTAACATGATGCTTGCCAGCTTGACACTCAGCCATTGCAAGTGGAAATTCCTAGGTATTTAGCATGCTGGTAATTTGCTTCGtttgcacccaaaaaaaaagcaattgaTCCTTTGGGCAGCAGAAGACACAAGATGCAAATCAAACATGGAATATATTGGCTGAAGAGTGAGGATGTACATATAGTTGCTAATGATGATACATCTTGCATATTCTTTGAAAGATACATGGTCTTCGAATACATGCTTTTATTGCATTGAATATAAAGAACCACTATAGGCAACGCTACATAAACTAGTCATGTGAGAACCAACCAGTTTATATTCGAAATTGTATGCCAATATGTGTTCAGTGTATAGCACTGTAATACTTCGTTCACCG is part of the Oryza glaberrima chromosome 12, OglaRS2, whole genome shotgun sequence genome and harbors:
- the LOC127758020 gene encoding putative F-box/LRR-repeat protein At3g28410, producing MGHVKKSVLVAHESHGEVNPPEKEGGGSPKRRRTEAEEEEEDDGDEEAAAGDLIGNLPDDILRDIIARLPTREACTTQVLAKRWRHLWRSTPLRLDYRSLPLRRHNKGNALAVAVAGVISAVLSAHPGPCRCLCVPADSSRDTVDTWLRSAAVDNLQELEFLSNRGGAPPPPSPPPPPPVSLFRFSYTLHIATISRCDLQHTTVHELRFPRLKHLGLEDVTITEASLHAMIARCPLLECLLLARSVGFRRVRINSPSLRSLGVLVARRRIAALPRQTQLEEIIVEDAPLLEKLLDLAVHNNLRLSVISAPKLETIGCLTDRWFGPRIMFGTTTVFKGVSVVRLTEAVRTVRILAINMFVLNLAKVIDLMRCFPCLEKLYLKTLIKILDIRLKTVELENYRGTKPQIDFAQFFVLNAKVLESMKFVVKSEDYYDGFVAKQHKMLQLDKRASRCARFKFTTDRCHHHADPECPIDIEHVQDLSFTDPFECRC
- the LOC127758072 gene encoding GRF1-interacting factor 3-like — translated: MQQQPMPMPAQAPPTAGITTEQIQKYLDENKQLILAILENQNLGKLAECAQYQAQLQKNLLYLAAIADTQPQTTISRPQMVPHGASPGLGGQYMSQVPMFPPRTPLTPQQMQEQQLQQQQAQLLSFGGQMVMRPGVVNGIPQLLQGEMHRGADHQNAGAATSEPSESHRSTGTENDGGSDFGDQS